From one Streptomyces sp. Q6 genomic stretch:
- a CDS encoding PP2C family protein-serine/threonine phosphatase, whose amino-acid sequence MSNFLAAERAVRTAAPFDLLEAVRAALTEHYGALDVELLMVDYGLTVLQPVTELPYTAEPVSVHASPAGRALASQDPHSRAVADEGAVDLFLPVTVRGDRLGILRVRIPEERSTPRQVEELAALAEILGHEIVVADRDTDVYLQARRAGRLTLAAEMQWQLLPGRAYTRTEYAIGAQLEPAYAIHGDNFDWAATSETLTLTVTNGMGEGIAASLLTNLAVNALRNARRAGIDIADQAALADQALYAQHRGDAYVSTLLLSFELATGRVRVVDAGSPQLWRQRGKVVEQIPFEAQLPLGMFEETDYVAQEFDVEPGDRLLFVSDGVYDALSESGEAYGERALARAVQAARLLPASAVPRAILQELASYLKADAADDALVVCLDWFGRQDAS is encoded by the coding sequence GTGTCGAATTTCCTGGCTGCGGAACGCGCTGTCCGCACCGCCGCTCCCTTCGATCTCCTGGAGGCCGTGCGGGCGGCGCTGACCGAGCACTACGGGGCGCTGGACGTCGAACTGCTGATGGTCGACTACGGCCTCACGGTCCTGCAGCCGGTGACGGAGCTGCCGTACACCGCCGAGCCCGTGTCCGTCCACGCCAGTCCCGCGGGCCGCGCTCTGGCCAGCCAGGATCCGCACAGCCGTGCGGTGGCGGACGAGGGGGCCGTCGATCTGTTCCTGCCGGTGACCGTGCGCGGCGACCGGCTCGGCATCCTTCGCGTGCGCATCCCGGAGGAGAGATCCACGCCGCGGCAGGTGGAGGAGCTCGCCGCGCTCGCGGAGATCCTCGGTCACGAGATCGTCGTGGCGGACCGCGACACGGACGTGTACCTCCAGGCCCGACGGGCCGGCCGTCTCACCCTGGCCGCCGAGATGCAGTGGCAGCTGCTTCCCGGGCGGGCCTACACCCGTACCGAATACGCGATCGGGGCGCAGCTGGAGCCCGCGTACGCGATCCACGGCGACAACTTCGACTGGGCCGCGACCAGCGAGACGCTCACGCTCACCGTCACGAACGGCATGGGCGAGGGGATCGCGGCGTCGCTGCTGACCAACCTGGCCGTCAACGCCCTGCGGAACGCCCGGCGGGCCGGCATCGACATCGCCGACCAGGCGGCCCTGGCCGACCAGGCGCTGTACGCGCAGCACCGGGGAGACGCGTACGTCTCCACCCTGCTGCTCTCCTTCGAGCTGGCGACGGGGCGCGTGCGGGTGGTGGACGCGGGTTCGCCCCAGCTGTGGCGTCAGCGGGGCAAGGTGGTGGAGCAGATTCCCTTCGAGGCCCAGCTGCCCCTCGGAATGTTCGAGGAGACGGACTACGTCGCGCAGGAGTTCGATGTGGAGCCGGGTGACCGGTTGTTGTTCGTCAGTGACGGCGTGTACGACGCGCTCTCCGAGTCGGGGGAGGCGTACGGCGAGCGCGCACTCGCGCGCGCGGTGCAGGCCGCGCGCCTGCTGCCCGCCTCCGCGGTGCCGCGTGCGATCCTTCAGGAGCTGGCGAGCTACCTGAAGGCCGACGCGGCCGACGACGCCCTCGTGGTGTGCCTGGACTGGTTCGGCCGGCAGGACGCCTCCTGA
- a CDS encoding MarR family winged helix-turn-helix transcriptional regulator, giving the protein MNCAAPSDDPGTGWTAEAAEAVETMAALWARAARSTSPKVSELQLQALLAARAEPHINLRALAEAVGAAPPAASRLCDRLEAAGLLRRGPAPAGRREIGLTLTTQGHDVLDTVGVRRDELFGAVLSRMPDAARQDLLTGLRAFGEASGPCRHHDDDGCP; this is encoded by the coding sequence ATGAACTGCGCAGCTCCGTCGGACGACCCCGGCACCGGATGGACGGCGGAGGCCGCCGAAGCGGTCGAGACCATGGCAGCGCTGTGGGCCCGCGCCGCCCGGTCCACGTCGCCGAAGGTGTCCGAACTTCAGCTCCAGGCCCTGCTCGCCGCACGGGCCGAGCCGCACATCAACCTGCGTGCCCTGGCCGAGGCGGTCGGCGCCGCACCGCCCGCCGCCAGCCGGCTCTGCGACCGCCTCGAAGCGGCGGGCCTGCTGCGCCGCGGTCCGGCTCCCGCCGGCCGGCGCGAGATAGGGCTGACCCTGACCACGCAGGGGCACGACGTGCTCGACACCGTCGGTGTCCGGCGCGACGAACTCTTCGGCGCGGTCCTGAGCCGCATGCCGGACGCCGCGCGCCAGGATCTGCTGACGGGGTTGCGGGCCTTCGGCGAGGCGAGCGGGCCCTGCCGGCACCACGACGACGACGGGTGTCCCTGA
- a CDS encoding MarR family winged helix-turn-helix transcriptional regulator, translating to MPRGLPFRTPEHVAQVAGHVSELLDVLWCRGQEATLSGPLPPSQFRALAVIEEQRRVNQRTLGEALGSRPSSVSRLCDRLEAAGLVERLASPTSRREVDLRLSRRGEAVLDDFRASRAREIVTVLRTMSPDQLRTLAEGLEQFEHAAAAHIGLSEEQIESVGPAEATA from the coding sequence ATGCCCAGAGGTCTGCCCTTCCGCACCCCTGAGCACGTCGCCCAGGTGGCGGGCCATGTGTCGGAGCTGCTCGACGTGTTGTGGTGCCGCGGCCAGGAAGCGACGCTGTCGGGCCCCCTGCCGCCGTCGCAGTTCAGGGCGCTGGCGGTCATCGAGGAACAGCGCAGGGTGAATCAGCGGACCTTGGGCGAGGCGCTCGGGTCCCGGCCGTCCTCGGTGAGTCGCCTGTGCGACCGTCTCGAAGCCGCGGGCCTGGTGGAGCGCCTGGCCAGCCCCACGAGCCGGCGCGAGGTCGACCTGCGGCTGAGCCGACGCGGTGAGGCCGTCCTCGACGACTTCCGAGCGTCCCGCGCACGCGAGATCGTGACGGTGCTGCGGACCATGTCCCCGGATCAACTGCGCACGCTGGCCGAGGGGTTGGAGCAGTTCGAGCACGCGGCCGCGGCGCACATCGGGCTGAGCGAGGAGCAGATCGAGTCGGTGGGTCCCGCGGAGGCCACCGCCTGA
- a CDS encoding class I SAM-dependent methyltransferase — MPEAYERYLVPVFFRPFAADLAARAAALRPRTVLELAAGTGALTSALLAETDTVSIVATDLNAAMVACGSAREPRAHWQQADAQDLPFEDAAFDLVLCQFGVMFFPDRPAAYAQVRRVLAPHGRFLFSSWGPLASHGFGAEFQAALEHALPEGAPSFLPEVPHGYSDPAVVEADLAAAGLALDRAEQVTLEGVAESAASVATGFLTGTPVTAAVAARDDAGEVRDAVIQEMTNRLGTGPVRAPMTATVYTARPVADE; from the coding sequence ATGCCGGAGGCCTACGAGCGGTATCTGGTGCCGGTGTTCTTCCGCCCCTTCGCCGCCGATCTCGCCGCCAGAGCGGCAGCGCTGCGGCCCCGTACCGTCCTGGAACTCGCCGCCGGAACCGGGGCCCTGACCTCCGCCCTGCTCGCCGAGACGGACACCGTCTCGATCGTGGCGACCGACCTCAACGCCGCGATGGTCGCCTGCGGGTCGGCCAGGGAACCACGCGCGCACTGGCAGCAGGCCGATGCCCAGGACCTGCCCTTCGAGGACGCCGCCTTCGACCTCGTCCTGTGCCAGTTCGGCGTGATGTTCTTCCCCGACAGACCCGCCGCCTACGCACAGGTGCGCCGGGTCCTCGCCCCGCACGGACGCTTCCTGTTCAGCAGTTGGGGGCCCCTCGCCTCGCACGGATTCGGCGCGGAGTTCCAGGCGGCCCTGGAGCACGCCCTCCCCGAAGGAGCACCGTCCTTCCTGCCGGAGGTGCCGCACGGGTACAGCGACCCGGCCGTCGTCGAGGCGGACCTCGCCGCCGCGGGCCTCGCCCTCGACCGGGCCGAGCAGGTGACCCTGGAGGGGGTCGCGGAATCGGCCGCGTCCGTCGCCACCGGGTTCCTCACCGGCACACCCGTGACCGCGGCGGTCGCGGCCCGGGACGACGCCGGGGAGGTGCGCGACGCCGTCATCCAGGAGATGACGAACCGTCTCGGCACAGGACCCGTGCGGGCGCCGATGACGGCGACGGTCTACACGGCGCGACCCGTGGCCGATGAGTGA
- a CDS encoding SCO4226 family nickel-binding protein, translating to MSQFMDVHHGMKGLTADDLMKAHQADLAIEKEEGVHFERAWADPKSGTVYCLSEAPSAEAVQRIHERAGHKADEIHPVPLTA from the coding sequence ATGTCGCAGTTCATGGACGTCCACCACGGAATGAAGGGCCTCACGGCCGACGACCTGATGAAGGCGCATCAGGCGGATCTCGCGATCGAGAAGGAGGAAGGCGTCCACTTCGAGAGGGCCTGGGCGGACCCGAAGTCGGGCACCGTCTACTGCCTGTCCGAAGCACCCTCGGCGGAAGCGGTCCAGCGCATCCACGAGCGGGCCGGCCACAAGGCCGACGAAATCCACCCCGTCCCCCTGACGGCGTGA
- a CDS encoding NAD(P)/FAD-dependent oxidoreductase produces the protein MSSEETEVVIVGAGQAGVAMSEHLGAHGVPHLVLERDRVAERWRSERWDSLVANGPAWHDRFPGMEFTAVAPDGFASKEQVADYFVAYAEKIGAPVRCGVEVTSVRRHTGRPGFRVETSQGSVDARFVVAATGPFQRPVIPPVVPRDAGPVQLHSSGYRNPRQLPEGAVLVVGAGSSGVQIADELRRSGRRVVLSVGPHDRPPRQYRGRDFCWWLGVLGLWDAQTPPQGAEHVTIAVSGARGGHTVDFRSLAATGVELVGMTTSYEDGVLRFAPDLAANIALGDEKYLGLLRAADAYVERNGLDLPEEPQAHVLGPDPRCVSEPRLALDLAGADITSIVWATGFAADYGWLDVDAFDEHGRPDHRRGISREPGVYFLGLPWLSRRGSSFIWGVWHDARYVADHITTRLGYLNHPLAPNQD, from the coding sequence ATGTCCAGTGAAGAGACCGAAGTGGTGATCGTCGGCGCGGGCCAGGCCGGCGTGGCGATGAGCGAGCACCTGGGAGCCCACGGCGTCCCGCACCTCGTCCTGGAGCGGGACCGCGTCGCCGAACGATGGCGTTCGGAGCGGTGGGACTCCCTGGTCGCGAACGGGCCCGCCTGGCACGACCGGTTCCCGGGGATGGAGTTCACGGCCGTCGCCCCCGACGGCTTCGCCTCGAAGGAACAGGTCGCCGACTACTTCGTCGCCTACGCCGAGAAGATAGGCGCCCCGGTCCGCTGCGGTGTCGAGGTGACCTCGGTACGGCGGCACACCGGCCGTCCCGGATTCCGCGTCGAGACGTCGCAGGGGTCCGTGGACGCCCGCTTCGTCGTGGCCGCGACCGGCCCGTTCCAGCGGCCCGTGATCCCGCCCGTCGTGCCGCGGGACGCCGGCCCCGTACAGCTCCACTCCAGCGGGTACCGCAATCCCCGACAACTCCCCGAAGGGGCTGTGCTGGTGGTCGGGGCCGGGTCGTCGGGTGTGCAGATAGCCGACGAGCTGCGGCGGTCCGGGCGTCGGGTCGTGCTCTCGGTCGGACCGCACGACCGGCCGCCGCGCCAGTACCGCGGCCGGGACTTCTGCTGGTGGCTCGGTGTGCTCGGGCTGTGGGACGCGCAGACGCCGCCGCAGGGCGCCGAACACGTCACCATCGCGGTCTCCGGCGCGCGCGGCGGACACACCGTCGACTTCCGCTCGCTGGCCGCGACCGGTGTCGAACTCGTCGGCATGACCACGTCGTACGAGGACGGAGTGCTGCGCTTCGCACCGGACCTCGCCGCCAACATCGCGCTCGGCGACGAGAAGTATCTCGGCCTGCTGCGCGCCGCCGACGCCTACGTCGAGCGCAACGGTCTCGATCTTCCCGAGGAGCCGCAGGCCCACGTCCTGGGCCCCGACCCGCGCTGCGTGAGCGAGCCCCGCCTCGCCCTCGACCTCGCCGGGGCCGACATCACCTCCATCGTCTGGGCGACGGGCTTCGCCGCCGACTACGGATGGCTCGACGTGGACGCCTTCGACGAGCACGGCCGCCCCGACCACCGGCGCGGCATCTCCCGCGAACCGGGCGTCTACTTCCTCGGCCTGCCGTGGCTGTCCCGGCGCGGATCGAGCTTCATCTGGGGCGTCTGGCACGACGCCCGGTACGTCGCGGACCACATCACGACCCGGCTCGGATACCTCAACCACCCCCTTGCCCCGAACCAGGACTGA
- a CDS encoding RidA family protein translates to MANAPIVAGGHTRIRPFNTRDTYPEQRLDNDLCQAVVAGDTVYVRGQIGQDLDTSESVGVGDAEAQAERAMANIKVLLEEAGSRMEHLVKLTIYLIDPRYREAVYRTVGRWTKGVHPISTGLVVSALARPEWLCEIDAVAVIPREERA, encoded by the coding sequence ATGGCGAACGCCCCGATCGTGGCCGGCGGCCACACCCGGATCCGCCCGTTCAACACGCGTGACACCTATCCCGAGCAGCGCCTCGACAACGACCTCTGCCAGGCCGTCGTGGCGGGCGACACCGTGTACGTCCGCGGCCAGATCGGCCAGGACCTCGACACCAGCGAGTCGGTGGGCGTCGGCGACGCCGAGGCGCAGGCCGAGCGGGCCATGGCGAACATCAAGGTGCTGCTCGAAGAGGCGGGCAGCCGCATGGAGCATCTGGTCAAACTGACCATCTATCTGATCGACCCGCGCTACCGCGAGGCGGTCTACCGCACGGTGGGCCGCTGGACCAAGGGCGTCCACCCCATCTCCACCGGCCTGGTGGTGTCGGCCCTCGCGCGTCCGGAGTGGCTGTGCGAGATCGACGCGGTCGCGGTGATCCCGAGGGAGGAGCGCGCGTGA
- a CDS encoding DUF1028 domain-containing protein, which produces MTFSLVVRDGERFGVAAVSSSPAVAARVVHLRPGVGAATSQNITDPTLGTDLLDALAGHGDAARALADVTGAARSEQSIAYRQLTVLGRSGPGFAFSGAQTLGTHASATADGAVAAGNMLSGPHIPGVLVDAYTAATGELEERLLTALKAAVAAGGEEGPVRSAGLAVVADVGWRVSDLRVDWADDPVDRLGDLLDVWLPQRDDYVRRGLDPADSPSYGVPGDPR; this is translated from the coding sequence GTGACGTTCTCCCTGGTGGTCCGCGACGGTGAGCGGTTCGGCGTCGCGGCCGTCTCGTCCAGTCCCGCCGTCGCCGCGCGGGTCGTTCATCTGCGGCCCGGCGTCGGCGCGGCCACCTCGCAGAACATCACCGACCCCACGCTCGGCACCGACCTGCTCGACGCGCTCGCCGGGCACGGTGACGCGGCGCGCGCCCTGGCCGACGTCACCGGCGCGGCACGCAGCGAACAGTCCATCGCCTACCGGCAGTTGACGGTCCTGGGCCGCTCCGGTCCCGGGTTCGCCTTCAGTGGCGCGCAGACTCTGGGCACGCACGCGTCGGCGACCGCGGACGGTGCGGTCGCGGCCGGGAACATGCTGTCGGGACCGCACATCCCCGGTGTGCTCGTGGACGCGTACACCGCCGCCACCGGGGAGTTGGAGGAGCGGCTGCTGACCGCCTTGAAGGCGGCCGTCGCGGCGGGCGGCGAGGAGGGGCCGGTGCGCTCGGCCGGGCTGGCGGTCGTCGCGGACGTGGGCTGGCGGGTGAGCGACCTGCGGGTGGACTGGGCCGACGACCCGGTCGACCGGCTCGGCGACCTCCTCGACGTATGGCTGCCGCAGCGCGACGACTACGTACGGCGCGGACTCGACCCCGCGGACTCCCCCTCGTACGGCGTGCCGGGAGATCCGCGATGA
- a CDS encoding M20 family metallopeptidase → MSALKQAARNAVDRHAEELVGLSRRLHADPETAWEEHRAAAAVPDLLDRAGFDVTSAYLGLDTAFVARFGSGPVRIALCAEYDALPGLGHACGHNLIAASSVGAALGLAAVADDAGLTVEVYGTPAEEGGGGKIEMLERGAFAGVDLAMMVHPAPVDVAEARPFAVSHSKVSYTGRSAHAAAYPEAGVNAADAFTVAQVAIGLLRQHLPSSARVHGIVTHAGDAPNAVPERSTGRWYVRAETLAELAELEPRVVRAFEAGALATGCDLRIEPESRPYAEFRNDETALGHYRANALSLGREFAPPGQAARMNRASTDMGNVSQVVPAIHPYIGIGSLPATNHQREFAAYCVGGTAERALLDGATALAWTGVDRSGGDDAHR, encoded by the coding sequence ATGAGCGCGCTGAAGCAAGCCGCCCGCAACGCGGTCGACCGGCATGCCGAGGAACTCGTCGGGCTGTCGCGGCGACTGCACGCCGATCCGGAGACCGCCTGGGAGGAGCACCGGGCTGCGGCCGCCGTGCCCGACCTGCTCGACCGGGCCGGATTCGACGTCACCTCCGCCTACCTGGGCCTGGACACCGCCTTCGTCGCCCGGTTCGGCAGCGGGCCCGTGCGGATCGCGCTGTGCGCGGAGTACGACGCGCTGCCCGGCCTGGGCCACGCGTGCGGGCACAATCTCATCGCCGCGAGCTCGGTCGGTGCCGCTCTCGGCCTGGCCGCCGTGGCCGACGACGCCGGGCTCACCGTGGAGGTCTACGGCACCCCGGCCGAGGAGGGCGGCGGCGGGAAGATCGAGATGCTGGAGCGGGGGGCCTTCGCCGGGGTCGATCTCGCGATGATGGTGCATCCGGCGCCGGTCGACGTCGCCGAGGCCCGCCCGTTCGCGGTCAGTCACTCCAAGGTCTCGTACACGGGCAGGTCGGCGCACGCCGCCGCCTATCCGGAGGCCGGTGTCAACGCGGCCGACGCGTTCACCGTCGCACAGGTCGCCATCGGTCTGCTGCGCCAGCACCTGCCCTCCTCCGCGCGCGTGCACGGCATCGTGACCCACGCGGGCGACGCGCCGAACGCCGTCCCGGAGCGGTCGACCGGACGCTGGTACGTGCGGGCCGAGACCCTCGCGGAACTCGCCGAACTGGAACCGCGCGTCGTGCGCGCCTTCGAGGCGGGCGCCCTCGCCACCGGCTGCGACCTGCGCATCGAGCCGGAGAGCCGGCCGTACGCGGAGTTCCGCAACGACGAGACGGCGCTCGGCCACTACCGCGCCAACGCCCTGTCCCTCGGACGGGAGTTCGCGCCGCCGGGGCAGGCCGCCCGGATGAACCGCGCCTCCACCGACATGGGCAACGTCTCCCAGGTGGTGCCCGCCATCCACCCCTACATCGGCATCGGTTCCCTGCCCGCCACCAACCACCAGCGGGAGTTCGCCGCGTACTGCGTGGGCGGGACGGCCGAGCGCGCGCTGCTCGACGGGGCCACGGCGCTCGCGTGGACGGGCGTGGACCGGAGCGGAGGCGACGATGCCCACCGCTGA
- a CDS encoding LysR family transcriptional regulator, giving the protein MTSPLGFTLVQLRYFLVAAERGSMTEASAELHIAQSAVSTAVYNLERELRVQLFIRRRGKGLTLTPAGERLRAQARELLARAREVEREARGDGEQLSGPVTVGCFVTLAPYYLPPLFSECTRRHPGIEIDVVEAETDQLVHALAAGRVDFALTYGLGLSSEPELRGETIARAPAYVIVAAGHPLAGQGSVALAELSADPLVLLDLPHSRDYFHALVAATGTAPDVRYRTRSYETVRSLVARGLGYSVLNQRPATSQTYGGGEVAELALRDGGPPLEVKIASVADVTQTARARAVMDVLRDIAPRPDRA; this is encoded by the coding sequence ATGACGTCTCCGCTGGGTTTCACCCTTGTCCAGCTGCGCTATTTCCTGGTCGCCGCCGAGCGCGGCTCCATGACGGAGGCGTCGGCGGAACTCCACATCGCGCAGTCCGCCGTGTCCACGGCCGTCTACAACCTGGAGCGTGAGCTACGGGTCCAGCTGTTCATCCGGCGCCGGGGGAAGGGGCTGACCCTGACCCCCGCGGGGGAACGGCTGCGGGCGCAGGCGCGCGAACTCCTCGCGCGGGCCCGTGAGGTGGAGCGGGAGGCCCGCGGGGACGGCGAACAGCTCTCCGGTCCTGTGACCGTGGGCTGCTTCGTGACGCTCGCCCCGTACTACCTGCCGCCGCTGTTCAGCGAGTGCACCCGGCGCCATCCGGGCATCGAGATCGACGTGGTGGAGGCGGAGACGGACCAGCTCGTGCACGCCCTGGCCGCGGGGCGGGTGGACTTCGCCCTCACCTACGGACTCGGCCTGTCGTCCGAGCCCGAGCTGCGCGGCGAGACGATCGCCCGCGCGCCGGCGTACGTCATCGTCGCCGCCGGTCATCCGCTGGCCGGGCAGGGCAGTGTCGCGCTCGCCGAGCTGTCCGCGGACCCCCTCGTACTGCTCGATCTCCCGCACAGCCGCGACTACTTCCACGCGCTGGTCGCCGCCACCGGCACCGCCCCCGACGTCCGCTACCGCACCCGGAGCTACGAGACCGTGCGCTCGCTGGTCGCCCGGGGGCTCGGCTACTCCGTCCTCAACCAGCGTCCGGCGACCAGCCAGACGTACGGCGGCGGCGAGGTCGCCGAACTCGCGCTCCGCGACGGCGGCCCCCCGCTGGAGGTCAAGATCGCCTCGGTGGCCGACGTGACGCAGACCGCGCGCGCCCGCGCCGTGATGGACGTCCTGCGCGACATCGCGCCCCGCCCGGACCGGGCCTGA
- a CDS encoding TetR/AcrR family transcriptional regulator has product MGKPGRPKNQTARREALVDAAGRAITERGLEGLRIKDIAAEAGMSAGSVLYYYPELDDLVLEVHRGAVARFLTARHAVTDDVADPVARLRALIASGLPSAPDDATHGLLYELHGRADRSAGHAELMASLFASEVGLYTTVLEVGAATGAFTLTASVHDLASNLVALEDGYGLHIVSRNAALTRTEAQRLIRGHARAVTGCAEL; this is encoded by the coding sequence ATGGGAAAACCGGGGAGACCGAAGAACCAGACCGCACGGCGCGAGGCGCTCGTGGACGCGGCGGGGCGGGCCATCACGGAGCGGGGCCTGGAAGGCCTGCGCATCAAGGACATCGCCGCGGAGGCCGGCATGTCCGCCGGGTCGGTCCTCTACTACTACCCGGAGCTGGACGACCTGGTCCTCGAGGTGCACCGGGGCGCCGTCGCACGCTTCCTGACGGCCCGGCACGCGGTCACCGACGATGTGGCCGACCCGGTGGCGCGGCTGCGCGCGCTGATCGCCTCGGGACTGCCGTCCGCTCCTGACGACGCCACGCACGGACTGCTGTACGAACTGCACGGCCGCGCCGACCGCAGCGCCGGGCACGCCGAACTGATGGCGTCACTGTTCGCCAGCGAGGTCGGCCTGTACACCACCGTGCTCGAAGTCGGCGCCGCGACCGGCGCGTTCACCCTGACGGCATCCGTGCACGATCTGGCCAGCAACCTGGTCGCTCTGGAGGACGGCTACGGCCTGCACATCGTCAGCCGCAACGCCGCCCTGACCCGGACCGAGGCCCAGCGCCTCATCCGCGGCCACGCGCGGGCGGTGACGGGATGCGCCGAGCTGTAG
- a CDS encoding cytosine permease has product MDSQPARPPGDDLTPGPERIERRTIDVVPEDERHGRTRDLFTIWFSANLGPLTVVTGALAPTAFGLSFYWSLAALLVGHLGGGFLMALHSAQGPQLGVPQMIQSRGQFGSVGALAVVLVVIVMYQGFFASNLVVGAQSLGQVTPLGEGTGVLLCAVVSLAVAVVGYRLMHRIGAWTTWAFGAIQVVGAVYLFAGGLPSDFLTSGGFSVAGFLGMVSVGALWQIAYAPYVSDYSRYMPAHRAGVRSTLWCTYAGCVLGSVLPMVVGAAIGIAGDGDPIAALHHLLGSTLGQLTLWSFALVTMLTNSMNLYGAVLCAVTAVQTFAHRWLPRATGRAVIGAALTALSVALALALADSFMTNYLNLIYVLQYVLIPWTAINLVDFYLIRHGAYDVPSFFARDGGVYGRWNVTALAVYAIGILAEIPFMAQSLYTGPLAHALGDTDLGWIAGLVVTVPLYWLLAARSTHRDTPAPAPITGVPAA; this is encoded by the coding sequence ATGGACAGTCAGCCAGCTCGACCGCCCGGCGATGACCTCACCCCGGGCCCCGAGCGCATCGAACGCCGCACCATCGACGTGGTTCCCGAGGACGAGCGCCACGGCCGCACCCGCGACCTGTTCACCATCTGGTTCAGCGCCAACCTGGGCCCGCTCACCGTCGTCACCGGCGCCCTGGCGCCCACCGCCTTCGGGCTCTCCTTCTACTGGAGCCTGGCCGCCCTGCTCGTCGGGCATCTCGGCGGCGGCTTCCTCATGGCGCTGCACTCGGCGCAGGGGCCGCAGCTCGGGGTGCCCCAGATGATCCAGAGCCGCGGCCAGTTCGGCAGCGTCGGCGCTCTCGCCGTGGTGCTCGTCGTGATCGTCATGTACCAGGGCTTCTTCGCGTCGAACCTGGTCGTGGGGGCGCAGTCGCTCGGGCAGGTCACCCCGCTCGGCGAGGGCACCGGCGTGCTGCTGTGCGCGGTGGTCAGCCTCGCGGTCGCGGTCGTCGGCTACCGCCTGATGCACCGCATCGGCGCCTGGACCACCTGGGCGTTCGGCGCGATCCAGGTCGTCGGCGCCGTCTACCTGTTCGCGGGCGGCCTGCCCTCGGACTTCCTGACCTCCGGCGGCTTCAGCGTCGCCGGGTTCCTCGGGATGGTGTCCGTCGGCGCGCTCTGGCAGATCGCCTACGCGCCCTACGTCTCCGACTACTCCCGCTACATGCCCGCCCATCGGGCCGGCGTCCGCTCCACCCTGTGGTGCACGTACGCGGGCTGCGTCCTCGGCAGCGTGCTGCCGATGGTGGTCGGCGCGGCGATCGGCATCGCGGGCGACGGCGACCCGATCGCCGCCCTCCACCACCTCCTGGGCTCCACGCTCGGTCAACTCACGCTGTGGAGCTTCGCGTTGGTCACCATGCTGACCAATTCCATGAACCTGTACGGGGCGGTGCTCTGCGCCGTCACCGCGGTGCAGACCTTCGCGCACCGCTGGCTGCCCCGCGCCACCGGGCGCGCGGTGATCGGTGCGGCCCTGACCGCCCTCTCGGTCGCGCTCGCCCTGGCACTCGCCGACAGCTTCATGACGAACTACCTGAACCTGATCTACGTCCTGCAGTACGTCCTGATCCCCTGGACGGCGATCAACCTGGTCGACTTCTATCTGATCCGGCACGGCGCGTACGACGTACCGTCCTTCTTCGCCCGCGACGGCGGCGTCTACGGCCGCTGGAACGTCACGGCCCTCGCCGTCTACGCGATCGGCATCCTCGCCGAGATCCCGTTCATGGCGCAGTCCCTCTACACGGGCCCGCTGGCCCACGCCCTCGGTGACACCGACCTCGGCTGGATCGCGGGCCTGGTCGTCACCGTCCCCCTCTACTGGCTGCTCGCGGCCCGCAGCACGCACCGCGACACCCCCGCGCCCGCACCGATCACAGGAGTGCCCGCAGCATGA